A stretch of the Agromyces larvae genome encodes the following:
- a CDS encoding MFS transporter, which yields MSRSPRTPEDPATASLFARITASLSDPVLRILVTATMISRIGRGVFLTVTVLYFTLIVHLPAHEVAIVLAVSSGIGVLASLAGGWLADRLPPRRLILAFTTLEGLGLAGYAFVGDFASALAVAAFVGGFGQAANSTRMAIIARAFVGEARVHARAVLRTVTNLAIAVGSGFGAIALTLGTAEAYRGLLLFAAAAFLLGLLALVRLPATVDEPVTVASDPVLTATGSTDTVATKRAARRARAAHSPWRDPRYLALTALCAVFAMQFGVGELAVPLWIAHATEAPEVLMSAVLILNTIVVILFQVPLANGTHDLRRAGRVSAIAAWLMAAACLVYAAATGQPAWVAVVVIVTAALAHAFAEVLSQAGGWGLSFELADPVRAGTYQGVFGMGFSIGAMLAPLLVAATVDRHGVLGWGVLAAVFLVSGLGVWVIARAAAGAQERAGEASAASAGAGAAVAVAE from the coding sequence GTGAGCCGATCCCCCCGAACCCCCGAAGATCCCGCCACCGCCTCGCTGTTCGCCCGCATCACCGCATCGCTCTCCGACCCGGTGCTGCGCATCCTCGTCACCGCCACCATGATCAGCCGGATCGGCCGGGGCGTGTTCCTCACCGTGACGGTGCTGTACTTCACGCTCATCGTGCACCTGCCGGCACACGAGGTCGCGATCGTGCTGGCCGTCTCGAGCGGCATCGGCGTGCTCGCGTCGCTCGCGGGCGGATGGCTCGCCGACCGTCTGCCGCCGCGGCGGCTCATCCTCGCGTTCACCACGCTGGAAGGGCTCGGACTGGCCGGGTACGCGTTCGTGGGCGACTTCGCCTCGGCGCTCGCGGTGGCCGCGTTCGTCGGCGGCTTCGGTCAGGCGGCGAACTCGACCCGCATGGCGATCATCGCCCGGGCCTTCGTCGGCGAGGCCAGGGTGCACGCCCGCGCGGTGCTGCGCACCGTCACGAACCTCGCGATCGCGGTGGGCTCGGGGTTCGGGGCGATCGCCCTCACCCTCGGCACCGCGGAGGCGTACCGCGGGCTGCTGCTGTTCGCCGCGGCCGCCTTCCTGCTCGGGCTGCTGGCCCTCGTGCGGCTGCCCGCGACGGTCGACGAGCCCGTGACCGTGGCATCCGACCCGGTGCTCACCGCGACCGGCTCGACCGACACCGTCGCGACGAAGCGCGCCGCCCGGCGGGCGCGTGCCGCCCACTCGCCGTGGCGCGACCCGCGCTACCTCGCCCTCACCGCCCTCTGCGCCGTGTTCGCGATGCAGTTCGGCGTCGGCGAGCTCGCCGTACCGCTGTGGATCGCCCACGCCACCGAGGCCCCCGAGGTGCTCATGTCGGCGGTGCTCATCCTCAACACGATCGTCGTGATCCTGTTCCAGGTGCCGCTCGCGAACGGCACCCACGACCTGCGCCGGGCCGGCCGGGTGTCGGCGATCGCCGCCTGGCTGATGGCCGCGGCCTGCCTCGTCTACGCGGCGGCGACCGGGCAGCCCGCCTGGGTCGCGGTGGTCGTGATCGTGACGGCCGCGCTCGCGCACGCGTTCGCGGAGGTGCTCTCGCAGGCCGGCGGGTGGGGGCTCAGCTTCGAACTCGCCGACCCGGTGCGCGCCGGCACCTACCAGGGCGTGTTCGGCATGGGCTTCTCGATCGGCGCGATGCTGGCGCCGTTGCTGGTCGCCGCGACCGTCGACCGGCACGGCGTGCTCGGCTGGGGCGTGCTGGCCGCGGTCTTCCTGGTCTCGGGGCTCGGCGTGTGGGTCATCGCGCGAGCCGCGGCGGGCGCGCAGGAGCGGGCCGGCGAGGCGTCGGCCGCGTCGGCGGGCGCCGGTGCGGCGGTCGCGGTGGCGGAGTGA